Part of the Halodesulfurarchaeum formicicum genome is shown below.
CGGATGAACTCGTAGCCGGGGCTGCCCTCCGGGGCGCTGTAATCGCCGAAGTCCGCGGCGGCACCGTTGAAATACCCGCCCTGGAACGAGCCGCTGCGACCGTAGTCTCCGGTCAGCGCGACGAGGACCGCGTATGCCTGGCCGAAGATGTGGCCGTACTTGTACCGGTCCACGCCGAGGCCAGGAACGACCCCGCCAGGCCCGCGGGTCGCGAGCCAATCGGCAGCTTTGCGGATGTTCCCCGCTTCGACGCCGACCGTCTCTTCGATGTCTTCCGGGACGTAGTTCGCCGCCTCTTCTTCGAGTGCGTCGAGCGCGACTCGGCCGGTCGTTTCGCCGACCGAGAACTCGCCGGTGAGTGCATAGGCGCCCTCGGTCTCGGGCTCCAGAATCTCGACACGCTCGGTTTCCGTATTGTAGGCGACTGGCTTGTCCTCGTCACTGCCCGGGAGGACATCGGCGGCTTTCAGCAGGGTGCCGTCGGGGCCGACGAGTGCGGGTCCGAGCGTGCGCTTGCGGAGAAAGGCCGCGTCGTAGAGTTCGTTCTCGAAGATGTGATGAATCATCCCGAGGGCCAGGTGAACGTCTTTGCCCGGCTTGACCGGGAGCCACAGGTCGGCTTTTGCGGCCGTCCCGGTGTAGACGGGGTCGACGACGACCAGTTTGCCGCCGTTCTCGATGGCGTCCAGCATCTTCGAGGAGTCCTGCTGGAGCCGACTCGCGAAGATGTCCCCGCCCCAGGCGATGATCGTATTGGCGTTCTTCAGATCGGAGGCCTGGTTGGTCGGCACGTTGAACCACCCAGCGCCGCCGACCCGCCGGAAGCCCTGGCCGACGTTGATGTCGATGGACCAGTCCATCCGTGTCCCACCGAAAAGCGAGGCGAGTCGGGCCTGGTGGTCACTGGCGGTCCCGTAATCACCGGAGCCGGACTCGAAATAGACACTTTCGGAGCCGTACTCCGCTTTGGCAGCCTCCATCTGGTCTGCCATAATGGTGAGTGCCTCGTCCCAGGAGATGCGCTCGAACTCGGCGTCCTCACCCCGCCCGTCGACGTTCGGGTCGTCCGCGGACCAGCCGGTGCGCTTCATCGGATACTTGAGCCGGGTCGGGTTGTAGATGCGCTGGGCATGTGAGAGCCCGAGCGTGCACCCGCGTTTGTACTCCCGGTTCTCCGGGATCCCCGGCTCCGTCTTCTGCACGCGACCGTCCCTGACGTGGACCTCGATCGGGCAGCGACCCCGGCAGTTCGGGGCACAGGAGTTCGGGATGACCTCGTCCTCGCCGACGTAATCGGTGAAGACACCAGATTCATCATCGGCCGCCTCGCTCAGGGAGACGAGTCCGCCACCACCGATACCGAGCGC
Proteins encoded:
- a CDS encoding molybdopterin-containing oxidoreductase family protein, which gives rise to MSENPAETNVSRRTVLRSTGAAAAALGIGGGGLVSLSEAADDESGVFTDYVGEDEVIPNSCAPNCRGRCPIEVHVRDGRVQKTEPGIPENREYKRGCTLGLSHAQRIYNPTRLKYPMKRTGWSADDPNVDGRGEDAEFERISWDEALTIMADQMEAAKAEYGSESVYFESGSGDYGTASDHQARLASLFGGTRMDWSIDINVGQGFRRVGGAGWFNVPTNQASDLKNANTIIAWGGDIFASRLQQDSSKMLDAIENGGKLVVVDPVYTGTAAKADLWLPVKPGKDVHLALGMIHHIFENELYDAAFLRKRTLGPALVGPDGTLLKAADVLPGSDEDKPVAYNTETERVEILEPETEGAYALTGEFSVGETTGRVALDALEEEAANYVPEDIEETVGVEAGNIRKAADWLATRGPGGVVPGLGVDRYKYGHIFGQAYAVLVALTGDYGRSGSFQGGYFNGAAADFGDYSAPEGSPGYEFIRQTKILTGMESGDPFQIKVLFAQESNFIANQLPDRQRWLEAVKNLDLIAVSDMHHTPTTQHADLILPAAHWFEKVGATSPSTHPHVMYREKAHDPLWEARSDFWINSRLARKLGFGEYFHDTKPEELESMLEADEHVDYETLKSQGTVEKPVPVVKYTGEFNTDSGRLEIYDEDAPSEEGISLEVPRPVESRTAEDWEGADEYPLTFMQKHSKWRIHSQFEYQPWLRELNPEPQLDINPKDAAERGIEHGQYVRVHNERGEMVVRAKVNDAIQPGLVNTDQGWYTDDFVRGHHNDLTHTDVSPVTGNFAFYDVRVEVEPAPDDIETNMYTENPTGVPERTGDRQ